Proteins encoded within one genomic window of Salipaludibacillus agaradhaerens:
- a CDS encoding sigma-70 family RNA polymerase sigma factor: MNELEQWVARAENDVDEREHIIDQLMHDYGDAILHLAYTYVKNRATAEDLTQEIFIKIYEKLPQFNRKATIKTWIYRIASNHCKDYLRSWHYRKITINNKIWDYIPCQSPYVEDEIMRKSEGHSLTYAVTNLPIKYREIVFLHYYEELPLVEISKITNVNMNTIKTRLKRAKELLKDKLLKEGLKNA; this comes from the coding sequence ATGAACGAACTTGAGCAATGGGTGGCAAGAGCTGAAAATGACGTGGATGAAAGAGAACACATTATTGATCAGTTAATGCATGACTACGGCGATGCTATCTTGCACCTTGCGTATACATATGTTAAAAACCGCGCCACTGCAGAGGACTTAACACAAGAAATATTTATAAAGATTTATGAAAAATTGCCTCAGTTTAATCGAAAAGCCACCATCAAAACGTGGATTTATCGGATTGCTAGTAATCATTGTAAGGACTATTTGAGAAGTTGGCATTATCGTAAAATCACGATTAACAATAAAATATGGGATTATATACCCTGTCAATCACCATATGTTGAAGATGAGATTATGAGGAAAAGTGAAGGACATTCTTTAACCTATGCTGTCACAAATTTACCTATAAAATATAGAGAAATCGTCTTTCTTCATTACTATGAAGAGCTGCCTTTAGTAGAAATAAGCAAGATTACTAACGTCAATATGAATACAATCAAAACGAGATTAAAACGGGCAAAAGAATTATTAAAAGATAAGCTACTAAAGGAGGGGTTAAAGAATGCATGA
- a CDS encoding PadR family transcriptional regulator translates to MHDPFNNLKQVMKETVFKDVSFSDERKNAVKETINQNPSPFHSWKIETIIAILVAIQHTPMHGYAISTHLFQKNDLIFQNKEGELYTLLHLLENKSILTSKWDGDKKYYTLTSKGKKHLAGYRQDNVKRDLSLKQLIEEVSF, encoded by the coding sequence ATGCATGATCCATTTAATAATCTGAAACAGGTCATGAAAGAGACTGTTTTTAAAGACGTCTCCTTCTCAGATGAACGCAAAAACGCCGTGAAAGAAACGATTAACCAAAATCCGTCTCCCTTTCATTCTTGGAAGATTGAAACGATTATAGCTATATTGGTAGCCATTCAACATACACCTATGCACGGTTACGCTATTTCAACCCATCTTTTCCAGAAAAATGACCTTATTTTTCAAAATAAAGAAGGCGAGCTTTATACACTATTACATTTACTAGAGAACAAAAGCATTCTCACTTCAAAATGGGATGGGGATAAAAAATACTATACGTTAACGTCAAAAGGAAAAAAACATTTAGCTGGTTATAGACAAGATAACGTCAAACGAGACTTATCTCTTAAACAATTGATAGAGGAGGTGTCATTTTGA
- a CDS encoding FtsW/RodA/SpoVE family cell cycle protein, which yields MNSSKFEEFLNKVTSKVKSKQAHSLIKKELTHHLQELSHSFQKSDSTKEEADEKAIEEMGNPFILGENLNHLHKPKIDWVLTSLFVIIGAISFLPLIGTTHSLPNYHFIGRQVIWYFLAVLVIIGFLFFDYRKLRNFWMGFYVSGVGILLYTTVFGYMMNGAQRWLSIGAIIIDVTPLSLCLFFLAWAGLFSKINTFNSWPKQMIVIGLFWMPIILYMALPHFMMSVIYFFCVVAMFAFSQVHKRLALKLVVANMIIGLGFLMTLIINFHNSYVFTRLTAFFNPHDAEFNFVVDKMRDVLSQAGWFGNGLFNDKDFFTSAHTDFAFPYLVYSLGWIFGIALCGILLLFILRISKNAFKTKDLYGRTLVIGGAALFAVPACWNILMGFGIVPLMGVSLPFISYGGSMLLCYSAILGLILSVFRQKDIIEPTIEENFN from the coding sequence TTGAATTCTTCCAAATTTGAGGAGTTTTTAAATAAAGTCACATCCAAAGTGAAATCGAAGCAAGCTCATAGCCTCATAAAAAAAGAACTTACCCATCATCTCCAAGAACTAAGTCACTCCTTTCAAAAAAGTGACTCTACTAAAGAAGAGGCAGATGAAAAAGCCATAGAAGAAATGGGGAATCCATTTATCCTTGGTGAAAATTTAAATCATCTTCATAAGCCAAAAATAGATTGGGTCCTTACTAGTTTATTTGTCATTATAGGGGCTATTAGTTTTCTGCCGCTCATTGGTACTACTCATTCACTCCCAAACTACCATTTTATCGGGCGGCAAGTTATCTGGTATTTCCTTGCTGTTCTTGTCATCATTGGCTTCCTTTTCTTTGATTATAGAAAATTGAGGAATTTTTGGATGGGCTTTTATGTCAGTGGCGTAGGGATACTTTTGTATACGACTGTATTTGGTTACATGATGAATGGTGCTCAACGATGGCTGTCCATCGGAGCGATTATCATAGATGTGACACCCCTATCATTATGTCTATTTTTCCTCGCGTGGGCCGGTCTCTTTAGCAAGATTAACACATTTAACAGTTGGCCAAAACAGATGATAGTGATAGGCCTTTTTTGGATGCCCATTATTCTCTACATGGCACTTCCACACTTTATGATGAGTGTTATTTATTTTTTCTGTGTAGTAGCGATGTTTGCTTTTTCTCAGGTTCACAAAAGGCTAGCCCTTAAGTTAGTAGTAGCTAATATGATTATAGGGCTGGGCTTCCTTATGACATTGATCATTAATTTCCATAACAGTTATGTATTTACCAGACTAACTGCTTTTTTTAATCCTCATGACGCGGAGTTTAATTTTGTGGTAGACAAAATGAGAGACGTTCTTTCACAAGCAGGCTGGTTTGGTAACGGGCTTTTCAATGATAAGGATTTCTTCACATCAGCGCATACTGATTTTGCTTTTCCGTATCTCGTCTATTCGCTCGGCTGGATTTTTGGAATCGCCCTTTGTGGCATATTGTTATTATTTATTTTGCGCATCTCAAAAAATGCTTTTAAAACAAAAGACCTTTATGGGAGAACATTAGTCATTGGCGGTGCCGCATTATTTGCCGTTCCGGCTTGTTGGAACATTTTAATGGGATTTGGCATCGTACCTCTCATGGGCGTCTCCCTCCCGTTTATCAGTTATGGTGGAAGTATGCTACTCTGTTACTCAGCTATTCTAGGTCTTATTCTAAGCGTATTTCGGCAGAAAGATATTATAGAGCCTACAATAGAAGAAAATTTTAACTAA
- a CDS encoding endo-1,4-beta-xylanase: MLKSFKVFCVAGLSIPLLVGGGLSSVVTAKEGPEAGVNGQVNNSPFAWEVASLAERYDGQFDIGAAVEPEHLEGRRAQILEHHYNSLVAENAMKPVSLQPREGEWNWGGADRIVNFARQHNMELRFHTLVWHSQVPEWFFIDKDGNRMVDETNPAKREANKQLLLERMETHIKTVVERYKDDVTSWDVVNEVIDDGGGLRNSEWYQITGTDYIKVAFETARKYAGEDAKLYINDYNTEIPSKRDDLYNLVKDLLDQGVPIDGVGHQAHIQIGWPSLEDTRASFDKFTSLGLDNQVTELDMSLYGWPPTGAYTSYDDIPEYLLQAQADRYDQLFQLYEELDADISSVTFWGIADNHTWLDDRAREYNNGVGIDAPFVFDHNYRVKPAYWRIID; encoded by the coding sequence ATGTTAAAATCTTTTAAGGTGTTTTGTGTGGCGGGTTTGTCGATCCCTTTATTAGTTGGAGGTGGCTTGAGTAGTGTCGTAACAGCTAAGGAAGGACCGGAAGCAGGTGTGAATGGACAAGTCAATAATAGCCCTTTTGCGTGGGAAGTTGCTTCTCTTGCTGAGCGATATGATGGCCAATTTGATATTGGAGCAGCAGTTGAACCAGAGCACTTAGAGGGAAGAAGAGCACAGATTTTAGAGCATCATTATAATAGCCTTGTAGCGGAAAATGCGATGAAACCTGTATCCCTCCAACCGAGAGAAGGTGAGTGGAATTGGGGAGGCGCTGACAGAATCGTGAATTTTGCCCGACAACATAACATGGAGCTTCGTTTTCACACACTCGTTTGGCATAGCCAAGTACCTGAATGGTTTTTCATCGATAAAGACGGTAATCGTATGGTAGATGAAACAAATCCAGCGAAACGTGAAGCTAATAAACAGCTTTTATTAGAGCGGATGGAAACACATATTAAAACGGTTGTGGAACGTTATAAAGATGATGTAACATCATGGGATGTGGTGAATGAAGTTATTGATGATGGCGGCGGACTTCGTAATTCGGAATGGTATCAAATTACGGGAACAGACTATATTAAGGTTGCTTTTGAAACAGCAAGAAAATATGCTGGTGAAGATGCAAAGCTGTACATTAATGATTATAACACCGAAATTCCATCAAAGAGAGATGACCTTTACAACCTTGTCAAAGACTTATTAGACCAGGGAGTACCAATTGACGGGGTAGGACACCAGGCGCATATTCAAATTGGCTGGCCTTCACTTGAAGATACAAGAGCCTCCTTTGACAAGTTTACTAGCTTAGGGTTGGACAACCAGGTAACTGAGTTGGACATGAGCCTTTATGGCTGGCCACCAACAGGGGCATACACATCTTATGATGATATTCCGGAATACCTTCTTCAAGCTCAAGCAGACCGATATGATCAGCTATTCCAGCTATATGAAGAATTAGACGCTGATATTAGCAGTGTGACATTCTGGGGAATTGCTGATAATCATACATGGCTTGATGACCGTGCAAGAGAGTACAATAATGGGGTAGGTATAGATGCACCATTTGTTTTTGATCATAATTATCGCGTCAAGCCTGCTTACTGGAGAATTATTGATTAA